One Bacillus sp. 1780r2a1 DNA segment encodes these proteins:
- a CDS encoding metal-dependent hydrolase, with product MDTGTHIAMGIAIGALATLDPVVASSSVTTEAVMIGVIAGSLAPDLDTILKLKNNAHYIRNHRGITHSIPAVALWPLLIIVIVSLFFPNANLFHLWIWTFAAVIIHVFVDVFNAYGTQALRPFTDKWIALGVINTFDYFIFSVHVVAILIWFLGMSPGPTFITMYSIIALYYVWRFYMRHQIAKKIRQKFPDVVKMNISPTIRFTHWHLAITTKESFHVGRAVGPKIFIYDTFKKVPIPESDVIDVAKRDENLAAFLSFSPIYRWEVDEYSDHIEVRFIDLRYRSKDYYPFVAVVQLDYDLNIICSYTGWIFSEKKLRKKLDYLPH from the coding sequence ATGGATACTGGTACACATATTGCAATGGGAATCGCCATCGGTGCACTTGCTACTTTAGATCCTGTTGTCGCATCAAGCAGTGTCACCACAGAAGCCGTAATGATTGGCGTCATTGCCGGTTCATTAGCACCTGATTTAGATACAATTTTAAAACTTAAAAATAATGCTCACTACATTCGAAACCACCGTGGAATTACGCATTCAATTCCGGCAGTGGCGCTTTGGCCCTTGCTTATTATTGTAATTGTTTCGCTGTTTTTTCCAAACGCTAATTTATTCCACTTATGGATTTGGACCTTTGCAGCTGTTATTATTCACGTTTTTGTTGATGTATTCAATGCTTACGGCACACAAGCTTTAAGACCTTTTACTGATAAATGGATTGCGCTTGGTGTTATTAATACGTTTGATTACTTTATCTTTTCTGTCCATGTTGTTGCCATCTTAATTTGGTTCTTAGGGATGAGTCCTGGCCCAACCTTTATTACCATGTACAGTATTATTGCTTTGTACTACGTGTGGCGCTTTTACATGCGACACCAAATCGCTAAGAAAATACGTCAGAAATTTCCGGACGTAGTGAAAATGAATATCTCGCCAACAATTCGCTTTACGCACTGGCATCTAGCCATCACAACAAAAGAAAGCTTTCACGTTGGACGCGCAGTTGGCCCAAAAATCTTTATTTACGATACCTTTAAAAAGGTTCCCATTCCTGAGTCTGACGTAATTGATGTTGCTAAACGAGATGAAAACTTAGCTGCGTTCTTATCCTTTTCTCCAATTTATCGTTGGGAAGTTGACGAATACAGCGATCATATTGAAGTTCGCTTCATTGACCTTCGCTATCGCAGCAAAGATTACTATCCATTTGTAGCAGTTGTTCAGCTTGATTACGATTTAAATATTATTTGTTCATATACGGGCTGGATTTTCAGTGAGAAGAAGCTTCGTAAAAAGCTTGATTATCTTCCTCACTAA
- a CDS encoding YfhH family protein, whose translation MSDKRYSEMSTYEIQQEISVLNDKARKAEQLGMINEYAVLERKIVMAKSYLLDPSSYKPGEVYEIEGAPGQYFKIDYMNGVFAWGFRLGSSDKEEALPISMLKSNS comes from the coding sequence GTGTCAGACAAAAGGTATAGTGAAATGAGTACGTATGAGATTCAGCAAGAGATTAGCGTGCTAAATGATAAAGCACGAAAAGCTGAACAATTAGGAATGATTAATGAATATGCCGTATTAGAAAGAAAAATCGTGATGGCTAAGTCGTACTTGTTGGATCCATCTTCATATAAACCTGGTGAAGTATATGAAATAGAAGGAGCTCCTGGTCAATATTTTAAGATTGATTACATGAATGGAGTATTTGCTTGGGGGTTCCGTTTAGGCTCATCTGACAAAGAAGAAGCATTACCAATCTCAATGCTTAAAAGCAATTCATAG
- the mutY gene encoding A/G-specific adenine glycosylase yields the protein MKQSKDIVKDFQIEQFQHDLISWFETEQRILPWRKDQDPYKVWVSEIMLQQTRVDTVIPYFNNFIEKFPTIVDLAYAPEDDVLKAWEGLGYYSRARNLQAAVREVHEQYDGKVPNTPDEISKLKGVGPYTTGAILSIAYGVPQPAVDGNVMRVLSRILSIWDDIAKPKTRKIFEEIIHEIISKDNPSFFNQGLMELGAIVCTPTSPSCLLCPVREHCRAFEQGVQQELPVKSKKKPPRTVQIAAAVITDEQGNFLIHKRPNKGLLANLWEFPNVEVDLTIGQEQNQLTSFIEANYDIEVMLDSPFTVIQHVFSHIVWNINVYKGVFTGHISNQDDIKLVSVKEIEEYAFPVSHQKILKEYHKIN from the coding sequence GTGAAACAAAGTAAAGATATTGTGAAAGATTTTCAAATAGAACAATTTCAGCACGATCTTATCTCATGGTTTGAGACAGAACAGCGCATTTTACCATGGAGAAAAGATCAAGATCCTTATAAAGTATGGGTTTCTGAAATTATGCTACAACAAACCCGAGTTGATACAGTGATTCCATACTTTAATAATTTTATTGAGAAATTTCCAACGATTGTAGACTTAGCCTATGCGCCTGAAGACGATGTATTAAAAGCATGGGAAGGGCTAGGTTATTATTCACGAGCGCGAAATTTACAAGCAGCTGTCCGTGAAGTGCATGAACAATATGATGGAAAAGTGCCCAATACGCCGGATGAAATCTCGAAATTAAAGGGCGTAGGGCCCTATACCACTGGTGCTATCCTTAGTATTGCATATGGGGTACCTCAGCCGGCTGTTGATGGAAACGTTATGCGAGTATTATCCCGTATTTTATCAATTTGGGACGACATTGCAAAGCCAAAGACTCGTAAAATTTTTGAAGAGATCATTCATGAAATTATTTCAAAAGATAACCCGTCGTTTTTTAATCAGGGCTTAATGGAATTAGGCGCTATTGTATGTACGCCAACTTCTCCGTCCTGTCTTTTATGCCCTGTTCGTGAACATTGTCGAGCATTTGAGCAGGGTGTTCAGCAGGAGTTACCGGTTAAGTCAAAGAAAAAGCCACCAAGAACTGTGCAAATAGCAGCAGCTGTTATTACAGATGAACAAGGTAATTTCCTCATCCACAAGCGGCCTAATAAAGGTTTACTTGCAAACTTGTGGGAATTTCCCAATGTAGAAGTGGATCTTACCATTGGTCAAGAGCAAAACCAGCTTACATCCTTTATTGAAGCAAATTATGATATAGAAGTAATGCTAGATTCGCCATTTACTGTCATTCAGCATGTCTTCTCCCATATTGTGTGGAACATTAACGTATATAAAGGGGTGTTCACAGGGCATATTTCTAACCAGGATGATATAAAGTTAGTATCGGTTAAAGAAATAGAAGAATATGCGTTTCCAGTGTCTCATCAAAAAATTCTAAAGGAATATCATAAAATTAATTAA
- a CDS encoding YfhJ family protein produces the protein MEDIFERLTNQLLAKNDTLSYAQARTWVELFWEDFESTYAKAGYEYKGKEAAEQVVKMYINHYGDKLHEVAVKNPKYKHLLNNDDYLKH, from the coding sequence ATGGAAGATATTTTTGAAAGGCTCACCAATCAATTACTTGCAAAAAATGATACGCTTTCTTATGCACAAGCAAGAACGTGGGTTGAATTATTTTGGGAAGATTTCGAGTCAACGTATGCAAAAGCCGGCTATGAATATAAAGGAAAAGAAGCAGCTGAGCAGGTGGTTAAAATGTATATTAACCATTACGGGGATAAGCTTCATGAAGTGGCTGTTAAAAACCCAAAGTATAAGCATTTATTAAATAATGATGATTATTTAAAGCACTAA
- the fabL gene encoding enoyl-[acyl-carrier-protein] reductase FabL has protein sequence MEQKVALVTGSSRGIGKEIALRLAKDGYNIVLNYARSKSAALEVAEEVKALGREVLVVKANVGKVEKIKEMFEQIDEAFGRLDVFISNAASGVLRPIMELEETHWDWTMDINSKGYLFCAQEAAKRMEKVGGGKIVTISSLGSIRYLENYTTVGVSKAAVEALTRYLAVELAPKNIIVNAVSGGAVDTEALKHFPNRNELLDDARQHTPTGRMVEPNDMVDAVQFLVSDKANMICGQTLIVDGGRSLLM, from the coding sequence ATGGAACAAAAAGTAGCACTTGTAACAGGAAGCAGCCGTGGAATCGGAAAAGAAATTGCACTAAGACTTGCAAAGGATGGATATAATATCGTCTTAAACTATGCACGTAGTAAAAGCGCAGCATTAGAAGTAGCAGAAGAAGTAAAAGCACTTGGGCGTGAAGTGCTGGTTGTAAAAGCAAACGTGGGTAAAGTTGAAAAAATTAAAGAGATGTTTGAGCAAATTGATGAAGCGTTTGGACGCTTGGATGTATTTATTAGCAACGCAGCATCTGGTGTTTTACGACCTATAATGGAACTTGAAGAAACACATTGGGACTGGACGATGGATATTAACAGCAAAGGCTATTTATTCTGTGCACAAGAAGCGGCAAAAAGAATGGAAAAGGTCGGTGGAGGTAAAATTGTAACAATCAGTTCACTGGGCTCCATTCGCTATTTAGAAAACTACACAACAGTAGGAGTTTCAAAAGCTGCTGTTGAAGCACTAACTCGCTACCTTGCAGTCGAGCTAGCTCCGAAAAACATTATTGTGAATGCAGTATCTGGTGGAGCTGTTGATACTGAAGCGTTAAAACATTTTCCAAACCGTAATGAACTGTTGGATGATGCACGTCAACACACGCCGACAGGTCGTATGGTTGAACCGAATGATATGGTCGATGCGGTTCAATTTTTAGTATCGGATAAAGCCAATATGATTTGTGGTCAAACGCTTATCGTAGACGGCGGCCGTTCTTTATTAATGTAA
- the recX gene encoding recombination regulator RecX produces MTVITKITTQKNSAERFNVYIDQGKGEEFAFGVDANVLIQYDLKKGRVLDEFELAEIQFADEEKKAYNLAVTYLSYRMRSEKEVRDYLKKKEVGDMIAQQVIQRLHSHMYLNDEEFAKAYVLTQVNTTPKGPSVIKRELQEKGIRSDIIHSTLEYFSKEEQIETVMKLIAKLKGKYKKYSEVVMKQKIEQFLVNKGYSFNIINEAMQHVDVEKDSDEEWQALTQQGMKAHRKYAKYSGWEYEQKMKQNLYRKGFSIDQIEAFISSLKEE; encoded by the coding sequence ATGACAGTTATTACGAAAATCACAACGCAAAAGAATAGCGCAGAGAGATTTAATGTTTATATAGATCAAGGAAAAGGCGAAGAATTTGCTTTTGGTGTTGATGCCAATGTTCTCATTCAGTATGACTTAAAAAAAGGACGAGTATTGGATGAATTTGAACTAGCAGAAATTCAATTTGCAGATGAGGAAAAGAAAGCTTATAACTTAGCGGTAACGTATCTATCGTATCGAATGCGCTCTGAAAAAGAGGTAAGAGATTATTTGAAGAAAAAAGAAGTAGGCGATATGATTGCTCAGCAGGTAATTCAAAGGTTACATTCTCACATGTATTTAAATGATGAAGAGTTTGCCAAAGCCTACGTGCTTACGCAGGTTAACACTACGCCAAAAGGGCCGAGCGTTATTAAACGAGAACTCCAAGAAAAGGGTATTCGATCAGATATCATTCACTCTACGCTTGAATACTTCTCAAAGGAAGAACAAATTGAAACAGTAATGAAACTCATTGCAAAGCTGAAGGGGAAATATAAAAAGTACTCAGAAGTAGTCATGAAGCAAAAAATTGAACAGTTTTTAGTGAACAAAGGCTATTCTTTTAACATTATTAACGAAGCCATGCAGCACGTAGATGTTGAGAAAGATAGTGATGAAGAATGGCAAGCTCTTACACAGCAAGGCATGAAGGCTCATCGTAAATACGCGAAGTATAGCGGCTGGGAGTATGAGCAAAAAATGAAGCAAAATCTTTACCGAAAAGGCTTTTCAATTGATCAAATTGAAGCGTTTATTTCATCCTTGAAAGAAGAATAA
- a CDS encoding small, acid-soluble spore protein K produces the protein MRNKEKNFPNQSNNKLEGEPRAKAEFASKRADGTINTNPQERMHASNQRTNG, from the coding sequence ATGCGTAATAAAGAAAAAAACTTTCCAAACCAATCAAACAATAAATTAGAAGGCGAACCGCGCGCTAAAGCTGAATTCGCTTCAAAACGTGCTGACGGTACTATCAATACAAACCCACAGGAGCGCATGCATGCCTCCAACCAACGTACGAACGGCTAA
- a CDS encoding gamma-type small acid-soluble spore protein: protein MAKQPNKTNAQHVKQQNAQAANNQYGAEFASETDAQHVKQQNAQAEAKKNQNSGKYQG, encoded by the coding sequence ATGGCAAAACAACCAAACAAAACAAACGCGCAACACGTAAAGCAACAAAACGCACAAGCTGCAAACAACCAATACGGTGCTGAGTTTGCTAGCGAAACAGATGCACAACACGTGAAGCAACAAAACGCACAAGCTGAAGCAAAGAAAAACCAAAACTCTGGTAAATACCAAGGTTAA
- a CDS encoding SDR family NAD(P)-dependent oxidoreductase: MKTILITGGATGLGNELAKLYVQNGDQVILLGRNEDRLNKAQEALGTSCIATVSADLTNYEELTQKMDNLLSLHSVDVLINNAGMGHFGPLTSYTKEMIDEVINTNVKGTIYLTQSLLPHLQTREQATILTIISTAGLRGKKNESVYVASKFALRGFVESLKVEYEHTSVSCTAAYMGGMDTPFWDNSDHIADKSRLKHPSEVASIIFNQRMTKEDIMV, from the coding sequence ATGAAAACAATCTTAATTACGGGTGGAGCAACAGGTCTTGGAAACGAGCTTGCTAAGCTATATGTCCAAAATGGCGACCAGGTCATTTTATTAGGAAGAAATGAAGACAGACTGAATAAAGCACAAGAAGCGCTAGGTACAAGCTGCATTGCCACTGTTTCAGCGGACTTGACTAATTACGAAGAGCTTACACAAAAGATGGATAACCTTTTGTCTTTGCACTCCGTTGACGTTTTAATTAACAACGCAGGTATGGGACATTTTGGGCCACTTACAAGCTACACAAAAGAGATGATTGATGAAGTAATTAATACAAACGTTAAAGGGACAATCTATCTCACACAATCCCTACTGCCTCATCTACAAACGCGTGAACAAGCCACCATTTTAACTATTATTTCAACCGCGGGTCTACGAGGTAAGAAAAACGAATCTGTTTATGTCGCAAGTAAATTTGCTCTAAGAGGATTTGTTGAAAGTTTAAAAGTAGAATATGAACATACTTCTGTTTCATGTACTGCTGCTTATATGGGAGGAATGGATACACCTTTTTGGGATAACAGTGATCATATCGCGGATAAAAGCCGCTTAAAACATCCAAGTGAAGTAGCTAGCATTATTTTCAACCAGCGCATGACAAAGGAAGACATTATGGTCTAA